A single window of Kitasatospora sp. HUAS MG31 DNA harbors:
- a CDS encoding cytochrome c oxidase subunit 3 — MSVVATATATETGHAHGAVNRPNLVSVGTIVWLSSELMFFAALFAMYFTLRSVMGSEFWAEKAHALNVPFSSVNTTILVLSSLTCQLGVFAAERGDVKKLRSWFVITFVMGAIFIGGQVFEYTELVKKDGLTLSSDPYGTVFYLTTGFHGLHVTGGLIAFLLVLGRTYAAKRFTHEQATAAIVVSYYWHFVDVVWIGLFATIYLIK, encoded by the coding sequence ATGTCCGTCGTGGCGACAGCAACAGCAACAGAAACCGGACACGCGCACGGAGCGGTCAACAGGCCGAACCTGGTCAGCGTCGGAACCATCGTCTGGCTGAGCTCGGAGCTGATGTTCTTCGCGGCACTGTTCGCGATGTACTTCACGCTCCGCTCGGTCATGGGCTCGGAGTTCTGGGCGGAGAAGGCCCATGCCCTCAACGTCCCCTTCTCCTCGGTGAACACCACGATCCTGGTGCTCTCCTCGCTCACCTGCCAGCTCGGCGTCTTCGCCGCCGAGCGCGGTGACGTGAAGAAGCTCCGCTCGTGGTTCGTCATCACCTTCGTGATGGGCGCGATCTTCATCGGCGGCCAGGTCTTCGAGTACACCGAGCTGGTGAAGAAGGACGGCCTCACGCTGTCCTCCGACCCGTACGGCACGGTGTTCTACCTGACCACCGGCTTCCACGGTCTCCACGTGACAGGTGGTCTGATCGCCTTCCTGCTGGTCCTGGGACGGACGTACGCAGCCAAGCGGTTCACGCACGAGCAGGCCACCGCCGCGATCGTGGTGTCGTACTACTGGCACTTCGTCGACGTCGTGTGGATCGGCCTGTTCGCGACCATCTACCTGATCAAGTAA